Proteins co-encoded in one Paraburkholderia edwinii genomic window:
- the iolG gene encoding inositol 2-dehydrogenase codes for MTSSGNTGGDTKTIDVAVFGAGRIGRIHAANLARQPGVRLKYVVDVNRDAAAALAAQHGAQVADIDGAMGDASVGATVICSSTDTHADLILKSAAQKKHVFCEKPVDLTLERARACADAVAKAGVVCMIGFQRRFDPTFAAVKARIDAGEIGTPEMLIVTSRDPGAPPVEYIKHSGGIFKDMLIHDFDIFRWILDDEAETLHATGSVLSDPAIADAGDIDSTAVTIRTKRGRLCQINTARRAAYGYDQRFEVLGSDGMLQAGNVRPTEVVAYSKTAVSSDVPEAFFLERYRAAYALEIAHFFDAVTHGKPVRTTVADGLKALELAEAATRSWREGRAVKLGEAS; via the coding sequence ATGACTAGTAGTGGAAACACGGGTGGAGACACGAAGACGATCGACGTCGCGGTGTTCGGCGCGGGCCGCATCGGAAGGATTCATGCGGCGAACCTCGCGCGGCAGCCGGGCGTGCGCCTCAAGTATGTGGTCGATGTGAACCGCGATGCGGCCGCGGCACTGGCTGCGCAGCACGGCGCGCAGGTAGCGGATATCGATGGCGCGATGGGAGATGCGTCGGTCGGTGCGACGGTGATCTGCTCGAGCACCGATACGCATGCCGATCTGATTCTGAAGTCGGCTGCGCAGAAGAAACATGTGTTCTGCGAGAAGCCGGTGGACCTCACGCTCGAGCGCGCACGTGCCTGTGCCGATGCGGTCGCGAAAGCGGGCGTCGTGTGCATGATCGGTTTCCAGCGGCGCTTCGATCCGACTTTCGCCGCGGTAAAAGCGCGTATCGACGCGGGCGAGATCGGCACCCCGGAAATGCTGATCGTGACGAGCCGCGATCCGGGCGCGCCGCCTGTCGAGTACATCAAGCACTCGGGCGGCATCTTCAAGGACATGCTGATTCACGACTTCGATATCTTCCGCTGGATTCTCGACGACGAAGCCGAGACGCTACATGCGACGGGCAGCGTGCTGTCGGATCCGGCGATCGCCGATGCCGGCGATATCGATTCGACCGCGGTGACGATCCGCACGAAGCGCGGGCGCCTGTGCCAGATCAATACCGCGCGGCGCGCGGCGTACGGCTACGACCAGCGCTTCGAAGTGCTGGGCAGCGACGGCATGCTGCAGGCGGGCAATGTGCGGCCGACGGAAGTGGTCGCGTATTCGAAGACCGCGGTGTCGAGCGATGTGCCCGAGGCGTTTTTCCTCGAACGGTATCGCGCGGCGTATGCGCTCGAAATCGCGCATTTCTTCGATGCGGTCACGCACGGCAAGCCGGTGCGCACGACCGTCGCGGACGGTTTGAAGGCGCTCGAACTGGCCGAAGCCGCGACGCGTTCGTGGCGCGAAGGGCGCGCGGTGAAGCTTGGCGAGGCTTCGTGA
- the galU gene encoding UTP--glucose-1-phosphate uridylyltransferase GalU, with product MLKVTKAVFPVAGLGTRFLPATKASPKEMLPIVDKPLIQYAVEEAMAAGITEMIFVTGRSKRAIEDHFDKSYEIEAELEARGKAKLLELVRSIKPSHVDCFYVRQPEALGLGHAVLCAEKLVGDNPFAVILADDLLYGTPPVMQQMIEVFDHYHSSVIGVEEIPRDETKSYGIVDGKEWEDAIIKMSGIVEKPAPDVAPSNLGVVGRYVLKPRIFEHIRSLKPGAGGELQLTDAIQSLLNDEQVLAYKYHGTRFDCGSKLGYLKATVEFALRHPEVAADFEQYLRTRSPVLEG from the coding sequence ATGCTCAAAGTTACAAAAGCAGTCTTTCCAGTGGCAGGTCTTGGCACACGGTTTCTCCCGGCAACCAAGGCAAGCCCGAAGGAAATGCTGCCGATCGTCGACAAGCCGCTGATCCAGTACGCAGTGGAAGAAGCGATGGCAGCGGGCATCACGGAAATGATCTTCGTCACGGGCCGCAGCAAGCGCGCGATCGAAGATCACTTCGACAAGTCCTACGAGATCGAGGCGGAACTCGAAGCGCGCGGCAAGGCAAAGCTGCTCGAGCTCGTGCGCAGCATCAAGCCGAGCCATGTCGACTGCTTCTACGTGCGCCAGCCGGAAGCGCTCGGTCTCGGCCACGCGGTGCTGTGCGCCGAGAAGCTCGTCGGCGACAACCCGTTTGCCGTGATTCTCGCGGACGACCTGCTGTACGGCACGCCGCCCGTCATGCAGCAGATGATCGAGGTGTTCGACCACTATCACAGCTCGGTGATCGGCGTCGAAGAGATTCCGCGCGACGAAACGAAGTCGTACGGCATTGTCGACGGCAAGGAATGGGAAGACGCGATCATCAAGATGTCGGGCATCGTCGAAAAGCCGGCGCCCGATGTTGCGCCATCCAATCTCGGTGTGGTCGGCCGCTATGTGCTCAAGCCGCGCATCTTCGAACATATCCGTTCGCTGAAGCCGGGCGCAGGCGGCGAACTGCAGCTGACCGACGCGATCCAGTCGCTGCTCAACGACGAACAGGTGCTGGCGTACAAGTATCACGGCACGCGTTTCGACTGCGGCAGCAAGCTCGGCTATCTGAAGGCGACCGTCGAGTTCGCGTTGCGTCACCCGGAAGTGGCCGCCGATTTCGAGCAGTATCTGCGCACGCGTTCGCCGGTGCTCGAGGGCTAG
- a CDS encoding ATP-binding cassette domain-containing protein, whose translation MSDVINPSENANPAAPNSATAEGDTILALENVSKFFGKVIALSGVTLRLKRGEVHCLLGDNGAGKSTLIKTLAGVHAPSAGQYLVDGKPVHFESPKDALDRGIATVYQDLALVPLLSVARNFFMGREPQKKMLGLFTVMDLDTSAQTAREKLAEMGIHVRDPHQPIGTMSGGERQCLAIARAIHFGARVLILDEPTAALGVKQSFNVLKLIHKARAKGISVIFITHNVHHAYPIGDSFTLLNRGKSLGTYTKDTISKEQVLDMMAGGAEMQKMIAELDGATI comes from the coding sequence ATGTCCGACGTCATCAACCCCAGCGAAAACGCCAACCCGGCAGCGCCGAATTCAGCGACAGCTGAAGGCGACACCATCCTCGCGCTCGAAAACGTCAGCAAGTTTTTCGGCAAGGTCATCGCGCTATCGGGCGTCACGCTGCGCCTCAAACGCGGTGAAGTGCACTGCCTGCTCGGCGACAACGGCGCCGGCAAGTCGACGCTGATCAAGACGCTCGCGGGCGTGCATGCGCCCTCCGCGGGCCAGTATCTGGTGGACGGCAAGCCCGTGCATTTCGAATCGCCGAAAGACGCGCTCGACCGCGGCATCGCAACCGTCTATCAGGATCTGGCGCTGGTGCCGCTGCTCTCCGTCGCGCGCAACTTCTTTATGGGCCGCGAGCCGCAGAAGAAGATGCTCGGCCTTTTCACCGTGATGGACCTCGATACCAGCGCGCAGACCGCGCGCGAAAAGCTCGCGGAAATGGGCATTCATGTGCGCGACCCGCATCAGCCGATCGGCACGATGTCAGGCGGCGAGCGGCAATGTCTGGCGATCGCGCGCGCGATCCACTTCGGCGCGCGCGTGCTGATTCTCGACGAGCCGACCGCCGCACTCGGCGTGAAGCAAAGCTTCAACGTGCTGAAACTGATTCACAAGGCGCGCGCGAAAGGCATCTCGGTGATCTTCATCACGCACAACGTGCATCACGCGTATCCGATCGGCGATTCGTTCACGCTGCTCAATCGCGGCAAATCGCTCGGTACTTATACGAAGGACACGATCAGCAAGGAGCAGGTGCTCGACATGATGGCGGGCGGCGCCGAAATGCAGAAGATGATCGCCGAACTCGACGGCGCGACGATCTGA
- a CDS encoding bifunctional 5-dehydro-2-deoxygluconokinase/5-dehydro-2-deoxyphosphogluconate aldolase: protein MAPTSHSAASTASTADASTHASRFAAGRSRDIICLGRFAVDLYAQQVGARLEDVSSFAKYLGGSSANIAFGCARLGLASAMLARVGDDHMGRFLTETLANEGCDVSHVRIDRERLTGLVLLGLKDRDTFPLIFYRENCADMAVDEADFDEAFIASSKAFLITGTHLSTQQVNRTSRRALEYARRNNVRTVLDIDYRPVLWGLTGKADGETRFIANEGVSAHLQGMLPLFDLVIGTEEEFCIAGGHTDLLEALRTVRSVTPATLVVKRGPLGCQIIDSIVPNRLDDAPIHGGVQVEVLNVLGAGDAFASGFLSGWLRDQPLDACARAANASGALVVSRHGCAPAMPTPAELDYFLAEAKADPQRMRRPDLDAKLARLHRVTPARKPWDEVLGFAFDHRNQFFELAQQTGASETRIAQLKGLFVDAVAQTEAALGLQGRIGVLIDDRYGQDALNAATGRGWWIGRPVELPGSSPLVFDHGRSVGTTLTSWPREHVVKCLVHYHPDEPFEQRIEQEAQLRALYDAVQASGHELLLEVIPPKRADLPCDPDVVHRALKRLYNIGIYPEWWKLAPLDAAQWQAVDALIAERDPYCRGVVLLGLSAPLEQLIDGFGAAAASATCRGFTVGRTIFHEPSHAWLAGDIGDDELIARVRRTFETLIASWRAARGGHAAGANTSRTVHQEQAA, encoded by the coding sequence ATGGCACCTACTTCACACTCCGCGGCCAGCACAGCCAGTACGGCCGACGCGTCTACCCACGCCAGCCGCTTCGCCGCCGGCCGCAGCCGCGACATCATCTGCCTCGGCCGCTTCGCGGTCGACCTGTACGCGCAGCAGGTCGGCGCGCGGCTCGAAGACGTATCGAGCTTCGCGAAATATCTCGGCGGTTCGTCGGCGAATATCGCGTTCGGCTGCGCGCGCCTCGGGCTCGCGTCGGCGATGCTCGCACGCGTCGGCGACGACCATATGGGCCGCTTTCTGACCGAAACGCTCGCGAACGAAGGCTGCGACGTGAGCCACGTGCGCATCGACCGCGAACGGCTGACCGGGCTCGTGCTGCTCGGCCTGAAGGACCGCGACACCTTCCCGCTGATCTTCTACCGCGAAAACTGCGCCGATATGGCCGTCGACGAAGCGGACTTCGACGAAGCATTTATCGCCTCGTCGAAGGCGTTTCTGATCACCGGCACGCATCTGTCGACGCAACAGGTGAACCGCACGAGCCGCCGCGCGCTCGAGTACGCACGCCGCAACAACGTGCGCACCGTGCTCGACATCGACTACCGTCCGGTGCTGTGGGGTTTGACGGGCAAAGCCGACGGCGAGACGCGCTTTATCGCGAACGAAGGCGTGAGCGCGCATCTGCAAGGCATGCTGCCGTTGTTCGATCTCGTGATCGGCACCGAAGAGGAGTTCTGCATTGCGGGCGGCCACACCGATCTGCTCGAAGCGCTGCGCACGGTGCGCTCGGTCACGCCGGCGACGCTCGTCGTCAAGCGTGGGCCGCTCGGCTGCCAGATTATCGACAGCATCGTGCCGAACAGACTCGACGACGCGCCGATTCACGGCGGCGTGCAGGTCGAAGTGCTGAACGTGCTCGGCGCGGGCGATGCATTCGCGTCGGGCTTCCTGTCGGGGTGGCTGCGCGATCAGCCGCTCGACGCGTGCGCACGCGCCGCGAACGCGAGCGGCGCGCTTGTCGTGTCGCGCCACGGCTGCGCGCCGGCCATGCCGACACCGGCCGAACTCGACTACTTCCTCGCCGAAGCGAAAGCCGATCCGCAGCGGATGCGCCGTCCGGATCTCGACGCAAAGCTCGCGCGCCTGCATCGCGTGACGCCCGCACGCAAGCCTTGGGACGAAGTGCTTGGCTTCGCCTTCGACCATCGCAACCAGTTCTTCGAACTCGCGCAGCAAACCGGGGCGAGCGAAACGCGCATCGCGCAGTTGAAGGGCCTGTTCGTCGACGCCGTCGCGCAAACGGAAGCGGCGCTCGGTCTGCAAGGACGCATCGGCGTGCTGATCGACGACCGCTACGGCCAGGATGCGTTGAACGCCGCGACCGGGCGCGGCTGGTGGATCGGCCGCCCGGTCGAACTGCCCGGCTCGTCGCCGCTCGTGTTCGATCACGGCCGCTCGGTCGGCACGACGCTCACGAGCTGGCCGCGCGAGCATGTCGTGAAATGCCTCGTTCACTATCACCCGGACGAACCGTTCGAACAGCGTATCGAACAGGAAGCGCAACTGCGCGCGCTCTACGACGCAGTGCAGGCGAGCGGCCATGAACTGCTGCTCGAAGTGATTCCGCCGAAACGTGCCGACCTGCCGTGCGATCCGGACGTCGTGCATCGCGCGTTGAAGCGCCTCTACAACATCGGCATCTATCCGGAATGGTGGAAGCTCGCGCCGCTCGATGCCGCGCAATGGCAGGCCGTCGATGCGCTGATCGCCGAGCGCGATCCGTATTGCCGCGGCGTTGTGCTGCTCGGCCTGTCGGCGCCACTCGAGCAGCTGATCGACGGCTTCGGCGCGGCGGCCGCCTCGGCGACCTGCCGCGGCTTTACGGTCGGCCGCACGATCTTCCACGAACCGAGCCACGCGTGGCTCGCGGGCGACATCGGCGACGACGAGCTGATCGCGCGCGTGCGGCGCACTTTCGAAACCTTGATCGCGTCGTGGCGTGCGGCGCGCGGCGGCCACGCCGCGGGCGCTAACACGTCGCGCACGGTCCATCAGGAGCAGGCAGCATGA
- a CDS encoding sugar ABC transporter substrate-binding protein, protein MKLCRGKGSLTALFAALSLSLGFAASSPAQAAPDAHFVLISHAPDSDSWWNTIKNALKQADEDFNVETDYRNPPNGDIADMSRLIEQAAARNYDGVIVTIADYDVLKSSIGKVTAKKIPLVTINSGTEEQSAKLGAIMHVGQPEYVAGKAAGEKAKAAGVKSFLCVNHIATNSVSFDRCRGFADAIGVDYKTSTIDSGQDPTEIQSKVSAYLRNHPNTGAILTLGPVPAAATLKAVQQMGLAGKIYFCTFDFSDDIAKAIQAGTIQFAIDQQPYLQGYIPVAVLAIAKKDHTTDPVKIRQILQANPKFKARLETYGLQPSYGPKDIRSGPGFITKENLDKVIKYAGQYR, encoded by the coding sequence ATGAAACTTTGCAGAGGCAAGGGTTCGCTCACGGCGCTTTTTGCAGCGCTTTCGCTATCGCTTGGCTTCGCGGCATCGTCGCCCGCACAGGCGGCGCCCGATGCGCACTTCGTGCTGATCAGCCATGCACCCGATTCCGATTCGTGGTGGAACACGATCAAGAACGCGCTCAAGCAGGCCGACGAAGACTTCAACGTCGAAACCGACTATCGCAATCCGCCGAACGGCGACATCGCGGACATGTCACGTCTGATCGAACAGGCGGCCGCACGCAACTACGACGGCGTGATCGTGACCATCGCCGACTATGACGTGCTGAAGAGCTCGATCGGCAAGGTCACGGCCAAGAAGATTCCGCTCGTGACGATCAACTCGGGCACCGAAGAGCAGAGCGCGAAGCTTGGCGCGATCATGCACGTCGGCCAGCCTGAATACGTGGCGGGTAAAGCGGCCGGCGAAAAGGCGAAGGCCGCCGGCGTCAAGTCGTTCCTCTGCGTGAATCACATCGCGACGAACTCGGTGTCGTTCGACCGCTGCCGCGGCTTTGCCGACGCGATCGGCGTCGACTACAAGACGTCGACGATCGATTCGGGCCAGGATCCGACCGAAATCCAGTCGAAAGTCAGCGCCTATCTGCGCAATCACCCGAACACCGGCGCGATCCTGACGCTCGGCCCCGTACCGGCCGCGGCGACGCTGAAGGCGGTCCAGCAGATGGGCCTCGCGGGCAAGATCTATTTCTGCACGTTCGACTTCTCGGACGATATCGCGAAGGCGATTCAGGCCGGCACGATCCAGTTCGCGATCGACCAGCAGCCGTATCTGCAGGGCTATATCCCGGTCGCAGTGCTCGCGATTGCGAAGAAGGACCACACGACCGACCCGGTGAAGATCCGCCAGATCCTGCAGGCGAATCCGAAGTTCAAGGCGCGTCTCGAGACCTATGGGCTTCAGCCGTCTTATGGGCCGAAGGACATCCGCTCGGGTCCGGGCTTCATCACGAAAGAGAATCTCGACAAGGTCATCAAGTACGCGGGCCAGTATCGTTGA
- a CDS encoding ABC transporter permease, producing the protein MGVAGKHFPSHTGDASNPSDATTPAASTATQPAAAHGDERIRKESWYGHLLNRPEFAAISGTVLVFLVFAIGAGHSGMFNLDGVMNWSQVSAYLGILAVGACLLMIAGEFDLSIGSMIGFAGMMVAIPSVYFHWPIWAAIIFAFVGSMLLGALNGYLVMRTRLPSFIVTLAFLFILRGLTLALSIMVADRTIISGVGDLAQADPVSNFLFHGVALQGLFTTLAHMGIGTLLDNGKPLVPGIPKVLLWWFALAAVCAFVLAKTRYGNWILAVGGDANAAKNVGVPVKRVKIALFVLTAFCSCLFAVLQVCDIGSAAADRGLQKEFEAIIAAVIGGTLLTGGYGSVVGACFGALIFGVVQIGITYTDVSSDWFRVFLGVMLLLAVLFNHYVRRRVAQS; encoded by the coding sequence ATGGGCGTAGCCGGCAAACACTTTCCCTCGCATACAGGAGACGCGTCGAACCCCAGCGACGCGACGACGCCTGCTGCCTCCACCGCGACGCAGCCCGCGGCAGCGCACGGCGACGAACGCATCCGCAAGGAGTCCTGGTACGGTCATCTGCTGAACCGTCCCGAGTTCGCCGCGATTTCCGGCACCGTGCTCGTGTTTCTCGTCTTCGCGATTGGCGCCGGTCACTCCGGCATGTTCAATCTCGACGGCGTGATGAACTGGTCGCAGGTATCGGCCTACCTCGGCATTCTCGCGGTCGGCGCGTGTCTCCTGATGATTGCCGGCGAGTTCGACCTGTCGATCGGCTCGATGATCGGCTTCGCCGGCATGATGGTGGCGATTCCCTCCGTCTACTTTCACTGGCCGATCTGGGCCGCGATCATTTTCGCGTTCGTCGGCTCGATGCTGCTGGGCGCATTGAACGGCTACCTCGTGATGCGCACGCGGCTGCCGTCCTTCATCGTCACGCTCGCGTTCCTGTTTATCCTGCGCGGCCTCACGCTCGCGCTGTCGATCATGGTCGCGGACCGCACGATCATCTCCGGTGTCGGCGACCTTGCGCAGGCCGATCCGGTCAGCAACTTCCTGTTTCATGGCGTCGCCTTGCAAGGACTGTTCACGACGCTCGCGCATATGGGTATCGGTACGCTGCTCGATAACGGCAAGCCGCTCGTGCCCGGCATTCCCAAAGTGCTGCTCTGGTGGTTCGCGCTCGCCGCGGTCTGCGCCTTCGTCCTGGCGAAGACGCGCTACGGCAACTGGATTCTCGCGGTCGGCGGCGATGCCAATGCGGCGAAAAACGTCGGCGTACCGGTCAAGCGCGTGAAGATCGCCCTCTTCGTACTGACCGCGTTCTGCTCGTGCCTGTTCGCGGTGCTGCAGGTGTGCGACATCGGCTCCGCTGCGGCGGACCGCGGTCTGCAGAAGGAATTCGAAGCGATCATCGCCGCGGTGATCGGCGGCACGCTCCTGACCGGCGGCTACGGCTCGGTGGTCGGCGCATGCTTCGGCGCCCTGATCTTCGGCGTCGTGCAGATCGGCATCACCTATACCGACGTCAGCTCCGACTGGTTCCGCGTGTTCCTCGGCGTGATGCTGCTGCTTGCGGTGCTGTTCAACCACTATGTGCGCCGGCGCGTCGCGCAATCGTAA
- a CDS encoding Gfo/Idh/MocA family oxidoreductase, which translates to MAAPDLSHNAQQGALQGPPLRIGVVGLGRLGKRHAQNIAYRVRGATLAAVCSPLDEELMWARGALPAPREYRDYAALLNDREIDAVWLVTPSALHAQQIVDALQAGKHVFCEKPLSLDLAECERVLSVAQRQPHLQATIGFMRRFDPSYRDAYDKIQSGLIGRPFMVRSQTCDLNDPDGFFVRFAPTSGGIFLDCTVHDIDVARWLLGKPKAKRIYAAGTVALHDGLREFGDVDNGVAICEFEGGGLAMFYASRTMAHGNDTGSEVIGTGGALAIGRNPRLNRVEIADAHGVRNECTPTFFDRFEDAFLYEAQAFVAEVRNAQSGGQGAGSRIGEPSGATLADALEATRIGSALRTSLETGQAVTL; encoded by the coding sequence ATGGCGGCGCCTGATCTCTCGCACAACGCGCAGCAAGGCGCGTTGCAAGGGCCGCCGCTTCGTATCGGTGTCGTCGGCCTTGGCCGGCTCGGCAAGCGGCATGCGCAGAACATTGCGTATCGCGTGCGCGGCGCGACGCTGGCCGCCGTGTGCAGTCCGCTCGACGAAGAGCTGATGTGGGCGCGCGGTGCGCTGCCCGCGCCGCGCGAGTATCGCGACTATGCGGCGCTGCTGAACGATCGCGAGATCGACGCAGTGTGGCTCGTCACGCCGTCGGCCTTGCACGCGCAGCAGATTGTCGATGCATTGCAGGCCGGCAAGCATGTGTTCTGCGAGAAGCCGCTGTCGCTCGATCTTGCAGAATGCGAGCGCGTGCTCAGTGTTGCGCAGCGCCAGCCGCATCTGCAGGCGACGATCGGCTTTATGCGCCGTTTCGATCCGAGTTATCGCGATGCGTACGACAAGATCCAGTCGGGCCTGATCGGCCGGCCATTCATGGTGCGCTCGCAGACCTGCGATCTGAACGACCCCGATGGCTTTTTCGTCCGCTTCGCGCCAACTTCGGGCGGCATTTTTCTCGACTGCACCGTGCACGATATCGATGTCGCGCGGTGGCTGCTCGGCAAGCCGAAGGCGAAGCGCATCTATGCGGCCGGCACCGTCGCGTTGCACGACGGCTTGCGCGAGTTCGGCGATGTCGACAACGGCGTGGCGATCTGCGAATTCGAAGGCGGTGGACTCGCGATGTTCTATGCGTCGCGCACGATGGCGCACGGCAACGATACGGGCAGCGAAGTGATCGGCACGGGGGGCGCGCTGGCGATCGGCCGCAATCCGCGGCTCAATCGCGTCGAGATCGCGGACGCGCATGGCGTGCGCAACGAGTGCACGCCGACGTTCTTCGATCGCTTCGAAGACGCGTTTCTGTACGAAGCGCAGGCGTTTGTCGCGGAAGTGCGGAATGCGCAGAGCGGTGGTCAGGGTGCAGGCAGCCGAATTGGCGAGCCGAGCGGCGCGACGCTGGCCGACGCGCTCGAGGCGACACGTATCGGCAGTGCGTTGCGGACTTCGCTCGAAACCGGCCAGGCTGTCACGCTGTAA
- a CDS encoding MurR/RpiR family transcriptional regulator codes for MAEENTEELPSVDELMQRIAENYESLPRQLKSVATYIEQHRGSVMVDRTSDIATSCGVHPSAVVRFAQRFGFSGFSDLQAVFRQAYTGQGASSSSYQQRIRKLIDEKPGRLAGGTVAREFIAACRGGLDELEGTLDDAQFDAAVKMMQQADNIYVVGVRRSFPVASYIVYALQHTPKRVHLVSGFGGMYREQIRSVKKGDVVIAISFAPYGKETQYCLRVAHHHQAKTLLISDSQLSPLARYATTQLYVKEGSAFAFRSLTSTICLCQALFIALAYKLELNVEESKDTGGYDD; via the coding sequence ATGGCCGAAGAAAACACAGAAGAACTGCCGAGCGTCGATGAATTGATGCAGCGCATCGCGGAGAACTACGAGTCGTTGCCGCGTCAGTTGAAGAGCGTGGCGACGTATATCGAACAGCATCGCGGCAGCGTGATGGTCGATCGCACGAGCGACATCGCCACGAGTTGCGGCGTGCATCCGTCGGCCGTGGTGCGCTTTGCACAGCGCTTCGGCTTCTCCGGATTTTCCGATCTGCAGGCGGTGTTTCGTCAGGCGTATACGGGACAGGGCGCGTCGTCGTCGAGTTATCAGCAACGCATCCGCAAGCTGATCGACGAAAAGCCGGGGCGCCTCGCGGGCGGCACCGTCGCGCGCGAATTTATCGCCGCGTGCCGCGGCGGTCTCGACGAACTCGAGGGCACGCTCGACGACGCGCAATTCGACGCCGCCGTGAAGATGATGCAGCAGGCCGACAACATCTATGTGGTCGGCGTGCGGCGCTCGTTTCCGGTGGCGAGCTATATCGTCTATGCATTGCAGCACACGCCGAAGCGCGTGCATCTGGTTTCGGGCTTCGGCGGCATGTATCGCGAGCAGATTCGCAGCGTGAAGAAGGGCGACGTGGTGATCGCAATCAGCTTCGCGCCGTACGGCAAGGAGACGCAGTACTGCTTGCGCGTCGCGCATCACCATCAGGCGAAGACGCTGCTGATCAGCGACAGCCAGCTATCGCCGCTCGCGCGTTATGCGACCACGCAGCTGTATGTGAAGGAGGGCAGCGCGTTCGCGTTCCGCTCGCTGACCAGCACGATCTGCCTGTGCCAGGCGCTCTTTATCGCGCTTGCGTACAAGCTTGAATTGAACGTTGAGGAATCGAAAGACACCGGAGGATACGATGACTAG
- a CDS encoding sulfurtransferase TusA family protein, with protein sequence MQIHKEVDARGLNCPLPILRAKKALADMESGQILKVLATDPGSQRDFAAFAKQTGNGIVETTTTQDKTFIFLIRRR encoded by the coding sequence ATCCAGATTCACAAGGAAGTCGATGCGCGCGGGCTGAACTGCCCGCTGCCGATCCTGCGCGCGAAAAAAGCGCTCGCCGATATGGAGAGCGGTCAGATCCTGAAAGTGCTCGCAACCGATCCAGGCTCGCAGCGCGATTTCGCCGCGTTCGCGAAGCAGACGGGCAACGGCATCGTCGAAACGACGACGACGCAGGACAAGACGTTTATCTTTCTGATCCGGCGGCGATAG